The window cACATGCACGAATGCAATTCATATGTATGTTACGGGAAGAGCATAACATCaaagactagaaggatggtggtatccttgaaAGAAATAGCcaagtttggaagaggaaaggggtTATTTGTGAGGGGAAAGATAGTAAGATACTGTGTACATGTGGTTTTATATGTCTATAGACTGACCAGTTTAAGATGTCCCAAAGGGGACTGAAGTGTAAAAGATTGACTTAGGCTAGATAAATAGATGTGGAAGTCTCCTGCACAGAGAGAACAATCAAACCCTTTGATgctaatgaggtcaccaagagagtatatataaaaagagaagaaaggagagtccAAGACAGACCTTTGAGGTATATCCACAATTAAGAGGTATGATATGGATGATGGGACTGACAAATGGAAAATGATTTAGGCCTAGAAAGGAAGAGAACATGCAGGACTGAACATTATTCTTCCAAGATAGTACATGGTTATAAATCAAGGAATATCACTTCTTTGAAGAATCAGGCACTAACTGGgcactagatggcgcagtagatgaagcaccagccctgattcaggaggatctgagttcaaatgtggcctgagacacttgacacttactagctgtgtgaccctgggcaagtcattttaaccttcactgccccaccaaaaaaagaaaagaaaaaagaaaggatcagGCACTAAAAGGACAATGGAAAAGGTGGGTATAAATAAGCTGCGGCATATATATTAACACAGAACTGTGCCCCCAAACAGTAAAAACCATCACCGAGATATAGAACTATGAATGGGAGGTTAGAATGTAAAagcaaatagtttttaaaaattactgacaGACTACATATAATATTGGAATATCACAAGGGCTAATGACATACCCATGGCACACTATACATATCTTTATATGATTTCCAAGAAAATATGCTAAAGAATTATGTAAGACAGCATGGTATGGCAACAGAAAGAACTCTAGATTTTACTCAAAGAACCTGGATTAGAATGCTTGCTGTGCTAACTTAAGTAGTGTTGACAAAAATAACTTAATTCTCACATTGATCAAATCCAAGGATACATGGAAGTATAAAAaacaaccaataaacatttactaagcctCTATTAGGTGCCAAATGccaaggaaacaaaaatgaaaataaagtgaaagacaTTAAGTTGAAGATTTTATAAGGGAAACCAGATCTTACCATTATGGTTTCTATTTAAGTAGAAGGATGACATCAGTTTTAAATCAATGATAACTACACTAAGtttaaataaaatctattaaaaaaatttaaactagcTTTATCAGAAAATCTTACACATGCATACTTTCATCATTTACTCTTAAAATGAAAATCTGAAgcaaatagatataaaataaaacttaatttttacCCTAAATATTagtttttccttaattttctttatgtacTTCACAATCATCAGGCAACATAATGAACATTTTCATACACAATGAACAGAAACAAAGGATTATATACAAAACTATGAATCTCTACTATaggctttttcttttaaaagtatatattaagcaTAATATGATCATACAACACGTGCTTGTGTCCTCTTCTGAAATTCCTTGTTTCGTTGAcactttttattctttgcttctCTATTACTAACTCCCCAAACCACAacataaaacacatttttaaaggcAATAAGATTTCTGGGGGACACAACTTGTAGTTTCACTGGTATAGGTAATTCTTGGCAAGacaattccctctaccaatgaaaatctataaatattttgcaattcAGAGGGAACACTAAGAGCTAAGTAACAACGTGTTTCAGGGTTATGCAATGATCTAGAGCTCCTGAATCCATGAAAATTCTCCAACAACTACCTGTATTGTGCTACTTTTAAGATTTCACTTTAAAAGTGAAAAGTTTCATATTTAAGTGCTGTATGTTCTTCCTTCAAAACCTCAGTTCCTCTCCATTCCTAGTATCCCAACTTGAGTCCAGGTTCTAATCGCTAATTATTACTAGAGGGGTCTAAAAATCAttaactacaggggcagctaggtggtgcagtggatagagcactggccctgaattcaggaggacctgagttcaaatccagcctcagacacttaacacttactagctgtgtgaccctaggcaagtcacttaaccccaactgcctcaccaaaaaaaaccaaaaatcattaACTACAGTCTCTCCTCATTACAACATTCCTCACTGGGTGGCTATTAGATTAAGCTGTCACTCCCTCAGCTACAAACTTCCAGTGGCTGCCCAATGTGTTCAAAGCTCTTAAATCTGATTTTTAAGACTTCACAGTAAGTAAATGGGGCCACTACATCTAACCCAATTGAACTTCCCACTGATTAGCCAAATAATCAGCCCTTCACTCTAGCTAGGCTTGTTTCTTAAACAACCATAAATTTGACCAAATTGATTCCTATCTTCTACAATGAAtgacatttcttccttttccccccaaGCACCTTCAAAATTCAACAACTTTAGCCAAGTTCATGTTGCTTTCCCTAACTCTTCTGGGATGTTTCGATTTGGCTCTTAAGTACCATAAGACAAAGTATGTTAAAACTCTTTCATATCATGTCTGTATATGCCCAACTTAGGAGCATTTTTCTATAAtgcattgttttttttcctctttccaggCTTGAGAGTGCTGAATTTATTTGTTCTGAGtttagtcatgttttaaaaaattgaacttcTCATTGAAAATTAGATAAGCAAGCCAAACAATAATAGGGCACTCACTAGCTGCATTCCACTGCAATTCCCAGGGAAGATGATGACAACTACCATAGCATTCTTCAAGGCTCCTAAAAAGCCATTACTAAGAGCTCTAAcagaaccaaatgaaatagtacacttgccttttttttcattaatataaatacataattaaGTGATAACTAGGAGCTCTTTTTGCTGCATTATAAACTAATTTCTGGAAAAACTTTAGCAAGAAAACTAGAAACATATCTTCGccttcaatatttttttgttgtgtttttttttggttttgttttttttcagggcaatgggggttaagtgacttgccagggtcacacagctagtaagtgtctgaggccagatttgaactcaggttctcctgaatccaggggcggtgctctatccactgcgccacctagctgccccctcaatatttttttaaaaggaggagagGTACAAGGGGTAAAGGGAAAAATACAGGagtaatgaaggaagaaagaggtaTACTTTCCCTTAGTCAAAGGATTCAGTCCCCATTTGAATTTTGAAGGACACAGTAAGTATTAAGgagaaataagaaacaaaattatcactgaTATATTCCTTGGCTTTAGTGTGGTCAGTATTTTAATTTAGAAGGAAAAACATTCCCAACTATATAGATGTTTagtttttttagacttttttagAAGTCAATGTTCACTCATTCATCTTTCAAGTAAATAGTAAATATGTCTTACTTGTTCACATCAGAACCAAAATCTTCTAGAAACTCCACTTTTCGCTGAGAAAACGTAATTCTCATTTTAATAGGCAACGAACCATGTATAGCCTTGTCAAAACAGGTGAGGatattgtcttcattttgttTGAGATCTCCACTATATTCCATTTCAAGTAAGTTGAGGTATAATTTCGTGTTCTCCTGTTTCAAAAGAAACACCAATAACATTAATTgcctaaaatagagataaaatgacagaatttaaaaacattcaatAACAATTATTACAGTAATATTGTTATATAAATACAttacaacaaaattataaaaatatcataAATCAGGGGATAGGGAGAGGTCAAAAACACCTACATACAAAATAATGTCATGCACAGCTGACTAGTCACAAGTAGGGAACTCAGAAAAGGCCTGTGTAGGAAGTGATCTGTGAGTGATATGAAATCAATTTTGGAATGCCAGGGGATaaatttctattttctccttgatataaTTATGaaggaaccattggagtttaccAAGTAACAGATGAACTAGTTAGAATAATGCTTTTGGCACTGATGGAGCTAAAAGAATAGATTAAAGAGACAAGAAACTGAAGGTAGCAGAGCAATGAGGAGGCTACTTTGACAGTCTAAGCATGAAATGATGAGGGCTTGGACTGAAGCAGGAAAACAAGTTCCCATTTtccagaaatatattttaaattatatagtataataaaaattattccagtggggcagctaggtggtgcagtggatagagcaccggcctggagtcaggaggacctgagtttaaatctggcctcagacacttaacaatagctgtgtgactctgggcaagtcacttaaacccaattgcctcaccaaaaaataaatgaatgaatgaatgaataaaaattattccAAGTGGAAAAATATAAACTCCATCAATCATCccacataaatgtatgtatgtatacctgcATATATTAGAAGTGACattccaaatacagaaaaatgtACGGCTATTGCAACATTTAGTatggttttgggttgtttttgtttttttttttttgcagggcaatgggggttaagtgacttgctcagggtcacaacagctagtaagtgtcaggtgtctgaggccagacttgaactcaggtcctcctgaatctagggccagtgctttaatccactgcgccacatagctgccccctagtatgttttttaaaaaaccgtTTTCAATggtcatttttaaacttttaaaccaataattaatatttttgctgTCAAATTAGTTAAGAATGGCAAACATTTAATGTCCTATCCAAGGTTgcactttcatttttatctaaatTGAATTTTCCACTCAGGTTTGAATTACTACATGACAAATGtagcatgtgtatgtgtgtgtatatatgtatgtatgtgtggtatgtgtgtgtatgtatggatgcatgcatgcatgcatgcatgcatatatgtgtagcTTAATACTAATTggacctctgattttattggtataggaaactccagGTGAATAAATTCCCTCTATGCATAAAGAGACTAGAATCTGCCTTGCAACTTGGAGTCTAGAGACCTGTCTTACAGCCTTGAAAGGTTAAGGGAACCAAGGAGTCACAGAGCAAGGAGACTAAGGTAGGAGTCAAGCCCAGGCCTTCTCAACTCTGACATCAGCTCCTAACCACTTAGATgatgcctctcccccaccccctcatatCTGATTAATGGCTGAAAACAAGAATGGCAACATCAGCTTAGAGGGACTGGTGTCTTCATgtagtaataaaataatattacataCAGACCAAACCTGTCATCACTGTTGCCAGTATGATAAAGTATTTGCTTATTTGCCTATTTCAATATTTGAAATGTACAGAAACACATACTTTGTCTCTCTCAATGGCTTCCAAGAGCACTTTTCTTGATTTTGGAAGGTTTTTCTGTATCTTGAAAAGATGTCGGGCTAGTTTTATAGCATAAAATGAGGATTCATTATTTGATTTGGCATTCTTAACAGCATCCTGAAGCAAGTGTTCAGCTTCTTCCATGTTTCCATGCCGTCGCTCTAAACTTACTCTTCTCAAACGAACCATTGCAATCCTAGAACACATTCTTCAATCGTTCTTAGACTGCTTCTTGCTTCATTAATATTACCTAGAAGTATCAAGTAaatattcatgtttttaaaaagccttcTCCTACAACCTTCCCATCCTTTTGATTTGATTataatttaaagtaaaaatttcAGAAACAAAATTTAAACTGATGTTGCAAATTCTTACCCTGCTGTTCTTCAAAAGCAGCCCATAGCATGTGAACCATGGGTTTCTTTGGAAGATGTATAGTACAAGCCCTGCTGTAGACATGTCTCACTCCTTCGATACTATGGTTTTCCATGTACTTGGCATACTACACACAGAAACAGAGTAAACACTGAATAATTTATGATTGAGTAGGCCATTAAATACATTTCAgaacaataaaattctatttttaaacccATTCAGCACCTTTATTGAACCACTAGACTAGTTTCTGTAAGGAAGGACGAAGAGAGGCAACGAGGTTGGCATATGCAGCAGTCAAATCTGGTTGCAAGCAGACCATCTCCTAATGCAACAGATATAGTTACATGAACAACATTCGACAGAGGTACAAAAAAGGTTAGTCACTGGATCAATGTTTGTAATctattaaaaatcattaaaatgtaattttcgcACCTTAATCCAAAAGTCCTCATAGAGGGCACATGATATGACACATCTTTCAAGAGAACCACAACACGTTCGTGAGTcccattttcaatttcaaattctaagtattctttccagtttttcagtTGGGCTTTTCCAATGGTTTCACAATGGAAATAAGGTCTTttaatctgaattttaaaaatagcatggcCAGTGCAAACATGCCAATATTGTTTAACACAGAAATGTCAAATGTGAAttcaattaatataaattaaaaaactgGTCTACTGTCTAAAATGTTGTGTGCTTTAACatactgtgggtttttttttaatttatatcccCTATACTTGGTATAATTCTGAGGCACATGCTAAGGAatcaattttaaattaaattttatactcTACAAACCGGgcataatgaataatttttttaaaaaatactcatgAACTCTCGGCTTTTCAGAATCATTTAATTAATAATGATCTAGTTCAGTATGGGCTACTAATTAATATAACTAATATTCTAAGAGTTCTAATAAAATCTTGATGATTCATGGCATCTACTgaaattcaaataaattattttaatgagatTTATATACAGGATAGTTCAATAGGAAAAAAGTATGTAGTCTTTATTTCTAGTTAAATaagcaacaaacaaaaaccataaaaCAGAAAGTCAAGTTTCAAAACatcatatgtatttttaaaaaagaacacttaCACCTTCTTCAAAGGTCCACTCTGCTAACCTCATGCTCATTATAATTAAACATTTCTTGATGAATCTCAATGATTCTATGTCTCATGTTTTCTATTTCAGTGATTAGcttaggagagaaaaaaagaagcattaaaGAAATTAGTTTAGATTACAATTTATACCAGCTGCTTTAATCTcagaattataattatataacattatttCTTCCAGTAGAGACAGCACCATCAATGTTAAACTAAAATTCATCTCTTGTAGAATTTTCagaaaatactatttttgcaTTTCTTGAATTTTCTAGGTTGTACATTAATATCAAGAAATTCTTTTGCTGGTTATCTTTAAAAGTGAAATTTATCTTTATGCTAATTAATACCAAACACttgttcctattaaaaacattccATAAATTACATTTAAACCCAACAGTTGCAGCTGCAGAATTAGTCACTATTTGCCTTCAAGAGAAGTGAAAGGCTTGTTATTTTAATCATTTCACTTTCAAAATGTGAAATGATTGGTAAAAGAGTGATTTATAACTCAATACATCATATCTGTAACGAAGAATATGCAAACAGAGTTTATCATACACTAAAGGGAGGAACTTTTTAATTACTTTTGCTGGGTCAGTTATATCTTCAATGCCAGATGGTAAATCATCACCAGGAGGGCCATCATCACCACTGTGTCCATTTACAGAAGCCAGCTCTCTTCGTAGCTGAATAAATTGCTCACTAGATAAAAGGTCTCTAGGCAAGTTATTCTGTACATGTTCTTTAAACCTAGAAG is drawn from Dromiciops gliroides isolate mDroGli1 chromosome 2, mDroGli1.pri, whole genome shotgun sequence and contains these coding sequences:
- the PRPF39 gene encoding LOW QUALITY PROTEIN: pre-mRNA-processing factor 39 (The sequence of the model RefSeq protein was modified relative to this genomic sequence to represent the inferred CDS: inserted 4 bases in 3 codons), whose product is MQNSAHMEEYSSNSNGNASNGSEVAIEQPTDFSTEVMNVIEMEQSPDGSPNANEENTEENEISNVELPVTDPEAQFPPEYEKFWKTVENNLQDFTGWVYLLQYVEQENHLLAARKAFDKFFTHYPYCYGYWKKYADLEKRHDNIKQSDEVYRRGLQAIPLSVDLWIHYINFLKETLDPDDPETNNTIRGTFEHAVLAAGTDFRSDRLWEMYINWENEQGNLREVTTIYDRILGIPTQLYSHHFQRFKEHVQNNLPRDLLSSEQFIQLRRELASVNGHSGDDGPPGDDLPSGIEDITDPAKLITEIENMRHRIIEIHQEMFNYNEHEVSRXWTFEEGIKRPYFHCETIGKAQLKNWKEYLEFEIENGTHERVVVLXERCVISCALYEDFWIKYAKYMENHSIEGVRHVYSRACTIHLPKKPMVHMLWAAFEEQQGNINEARSSLRTIEECVLGXAMVRLRRVSLERRHGNMEEAEHLLQDAVKNAKSNNESSFYAIKLARHLFKIQKNLPKSRKVLLEAIERDKENTKLYLNLLEMEYSGDLKQNEDNILTCFDKAIHGSLPIKMRITFSQRKVEFLEDFGSDVNKLLDAYDEHQILLKEQDSLKRKAENGAEEPDEKKVHTEDATLASTQMIDGDIQANQAAYNYSAWYQYNYQNPWNYGQYYPPPPT